The following coding sequences lie in one Aspergillus puulaauensis MK2 DNA, chromosome 3, nearly complete sequence genomic window:
- a CDS encoding alpha/beta fold hydrolase (COG:S;~EggNog:ENOG410PN0R;~InterPro:IPR000073,IPR029058;~PFAM:PF12697): MTNYDFIALATKPSAKICYSFHPPVGTTKSVLVVFVNGLGLPQTSWEGVIARLHDRPPVTGLPAMMTYDRYGQGQTTDRDPADADAADPMHGHDCVAVIRDLRQLLLQITSEKLGVCKIDDVQLVFVCNSIGGALARLYAQEYTGTVSGLVLLDSVLANSDFVSIYPDPDAPDFDVSTLPAGATANAIREARAYMQYVFHPINGSKEGLSRKNLIQLLPDSDGPQLQGPGGRGPWVTVVGHEFEAFEGEFERMGGASPLLTRVYMNPYWQRFNEGLAKITEPERSKGPLQAPGSGHFVQKDNPGLVEDELREILEKIL; the protein is encoded by the coding sequence ATGACCAACTACGACTTCATCGCCCTTGCTACCAAGCCTTCCGCAAAGATCTGCTACAGCTTCCACCCACCGGTCGGCACAACGAAGTCCGTGCTCGTTGTCTTCGTGAATGGACTCGGGCTGCCCCAGACCTCATGGGAGGGCGTCATCGCCCGCTTGCACGACCGACCTCCCGTCACGGGCCTCCCCGCTATGATGACTTACGATCGGTATGGCCAGGGCCAAACAACTGACCGCGATCCCGCGGATGCCGATGCCGCCGACCCTATGCACGGGCACGACTGTGTCGCCGTAATCCGCGATCTTCGGCAACTGCTCCTCCAGATCACCTCGGAAAAGTTGGGTGTCTGTAAAATCGATGACGTCCAGCTTGTGTTCGTCTGTAATTCCATCGGTGGTGCGCTGGCGCGACTCTACGCACAGGAGTATACGGGCACCGTGAGCGGACTCGTCCTGCTGGACAGCGTCCTGGCCAACTCGGATTTCGTGTCCATCTACCCGGACCCGGATGCCCCGGACTTCGATGTAAGTACCCTTCCCGCCGGAGCGACCGCCAATGCCATTCGTGAGGCGCGGGCATATATGCAGTACGTCTTCCACCCGATCAATGGCAGCAAGGAAGGCCTCAGCCGAAAGAACCTGATCCAACTCCTACCCGACAGCGATGGTCCCCAGCTCCAAGGCCCTGGCGGACGGGGACCTTGGGTCACCGTCGTTGGTCACGAGTTTGAGGCATTCGAGGGCGAGTTTGAGCGCATGGGAGGAGCGTCCCCGCTTCTCACTCGTGTATATATGAATCCTTACTGGCAGCGATTCAATGAGGGACTGGCCAAGATCACCGAACCAGAGCGGAGCAAGGGTCCATTGCAAGCCCCGGGATCAGGGCATTTCGTCCAAAAGGATAACCCGGGGCTCGTCGAGGATGAACTGCGGGAAATCCTTGAAAAGATTCTGTGA
- a CDS encoding Zn(II)2Cys6 transcription factor domain-containing protein (COG:S;~EggNog:ENOG410PYQ3;~InterPro:IPR036864,IPR001138;~PFAM:PF00172;~go_function: GO:0000981 - DNA-binding transcription factor activity, RNA polymerase II-specific [Evidence IEA];~go_function: GO:0008270 - zinc ion binding [Evidence IEA];~go_process: GO:0006355 - regulation of transcription, DNA-templated [Evidence IEA]) — protein sequence MVGLPYSSAGCVNCRKRKIKCDSQKPVCAKCLKRGILCLGFDKDRKFLHHEMRSQVTRSGEVKRPVRRLVWYLKPLSLPSFCDMSGEVRTQLFSAFMDNFFAPNANINGKDDSLFFLMANFPTLAGESELLDRSVIALAFSFLAIKSNDKNLARQGLEVYNSALNAMNRALRRKSGSWPHMLYASIIFHTYETLYYGDDAPRSLFTHIQGASAILKSYSFSDTNSLTLAMLKRHKWAVAYCTLNTEYGLETDWECLTLGKEECPLDELFKIIGYCAALRRDLVSASRLNSPEQEPTLQSILQRLLDIQRVQAGWERLHSDSLSPHRRGQAMLDSESSGEDVGLDPYEFKDLCTAKLYVLSRIASTVRHRLIYQTEKLLHGYSDPTSMHFSADEICRSVVYCMRPERQMSVGHMALFAVSQASKAYITCRDLRMFEWCQCIYSTIQARGIGLASRVGKEDWTLWRTAAN from the exons ATGGTCGGTCTTCCCTATTCATCCGCAGGCTGCGTTAATTGCAGGAAACGCAAAATAAAA TGTGACTCGCAGAAGCCAGTATGCGCCAAATGCTTGAAAAGAGGAATCCTCTGCCTGGGCTTTGATAAGGACCGGAAATTTCTCCACCATGAAATGCGCTCTCAAGTAACGCGGAGTGGTGAGGTGAAACGACCAGTCCGTCGGCTTGTTTGGTATCTAAAACCTCTCTCTCTACCATCCTTCTGTGACATGAGCGGCGAGGTTCGCACTCAGCTATTCTCAGCCTTCATGGACAATTTCTTTGCCCCGAACGCGAACATAAACGGCAAGGACGATAGTCTGTTCTTTCTTATGGCTAATTTTCCTACGCTAGCCGGAGAATCCGAACTGTTGGATCGATCCGTAATCGCACtagctttttctttcctaGCCATCAAGTCAAATGACAAAAACTTGGCTCGTCAAGGCCTGGAAGTCTACAACAGTGCGCTTAACGCAATGAACCGAGCATTGCGAAGGAAGTCTGGATCGTGGCCCCACATGCTTTACGCATCAATCATATTCCATACATATGAG ACCCTTTATTATGGTGACGATGCGCCACGAAGCTTGTTTACCCACATACAAGGCGCCAGTGCTATTTTAAAAAGTTACAGCTTCAGCGATACCAATAGCCTTACTTTGGCCATGCTAAAGCGACATAAGTGGGCGGTG GCGTACTGCACCCTTAACACAGAATACGGATTAGAGACAGACTGGGAGTGTCTGACTCTAGGGAAAGAGGAATGCCCTCTAGATGAGCTTTTTAAAATCATTGGGTACTGCGCCGCCCTACGAAGAGACCTGGTCAGTGCTTCCCGGCTCAACAGCCCTGAACAAGAACCGACTCTCCAATCAATATTACAACGTCTTCTCGATATCCAAAGAGTCCAAGCAGGCTGGGAGCGTCTGCATAGTGACTCCTTATCGCCTCACCGCAGAGGCCAGGCTATGCTAGATTCTGAATCTTCAGGGGAAGACGTTGGCCTTGACCCCTATGAATTCAAAGACTTGTGCACGGCCAAATTATATGTTCTTTCCAGGATTGCTTCAACAGTAAGACACCGTTTGATCTATCAAACTGAGAAATTACTGCATGGATACTCTGATCCCACAAGTATGCATTTTTCTGCCGATGAAATCTGTCGATCTGTTGTTTATTGCATGCGACCAGAAAGACAGATGTCAGTGGGGCATATGGCCCTATTTGCAGTCTCCCAGGCATCCAAAGCGTACATCACTTGCCGAGACCTGAGAATGTTTGAATGGTGCCAATGTATCTACTCAACTATCCAGGCTCGTGGAATTGGCCTCGCATCCCGCGTGGGCAAGGAGGATTGGACGCTCTGGCGTACGGCTGCAAATTAA
- a CDS encoding uncharacterized protein (COG:S;~EggNog:ENOG410PYB0;~TransMembrane:1 (o158-183i)): MVASCYNEDQLPDLNRVPCSQDGDPTQCCKEGEYCSSNGLCVKKDGDDVTYWQETCSDPDWIHGNVTTCPTQCMNINNGGNGVTYCKNSTWCCYGYSGCNCTDSTQVFSMDPVSIVATASSFTATSTSTSTSSNATTSSSSSTSSSDNSSGSSSSRHLGVGLGVGLGVGIPLVLGAIAAFWFFRRRKSQGAAAPADTSAAAVQEHHQLGQMDKRIAQEVAHAQYGSQAHPAALLAKTMGPSDGNPVELQ; encoded by the exons ATGGTGGCCTCATGCTACAATGAAGATCAACTGCCGGACCTTAATCGAGTCCCATGCTCGCAGGACGGCGATCCCACCCAATGTTGCAAAGAGGGCGAGTACTGCTCAAGCAACGGCCTCTGCGTTAAAAAAGACGGCGACGATGTGACATACTGGCAGGAAACTTGCAGTGACCCTGACTGGATCCATGGCAATGTCACGACGTGTCCGACGCAGTGTATGAATATCAATA ATGGCGGAAACGGCGTCACTTATTGCAAGAACTCGACATGGTGTTGTTATGGATACTCTGGGTGCAACTGCACCGACTCGACACAGGTCTTCTCGATGGACCCCGTCAGCATCGTAGCGACCGCTAGCAGCTTCACTGCCACTTCCACCTCTACATCCACCTCAAGCAACGCAacaacttcctcttcatcgtccacCAGTTCCTCAGACAACAGCAGTggatcctccagctccagacaCCTCGGCGTCGGGCTCGGCGTGGGTTTAGGCGTGGGCATACCTCTCGTCCTGGGTGCGATTGCAGCATTCTGGTTCTTCCGCCGGCGAAAATCTCagggagcagcagcacccgCAGATACAAGTGCCGCGGCGGTGCAAGAGCATCACCAGCTGGGGCAAATGGATAAGAGAATCGCGCAGGAGGTCGCTCATGCGCAGTATGGGAGTCAGGCACACCCGGCGGCGCTGCTCGCGAAAACAATGGGGCCGTCAGATGGTAACCCGGTTGAACTTCAATAG
- a CDS encoding putative potassium uptake transporter (COG:P;~EggNog:ENOG410PJTG;~InterPro:IPR003445,IPR015958,IPR004773;~PFAM:PF02386;~TransMembrane:6 (i12-31o65-90i296-320o368-389i432-452o494-514i);~go_component: GO:0005887 - integral component of plasma membrane [Evidence IEA];~go_component: GO:0016021 - integral component of membrane [Evidence IEA];~go_function: GO:0008324 - cation transmembrane transporter activity [Evidence IEA];~go_function: GO:0015079 - potassium ion transmembrane transporter activity [Evidence IEA];~go_process: GO:0006812 - cation transport [Evidence IEA];~go_process: GO:0030007 - cellular potassium ion homeostasis [Evidence IEA];~go_process: GO:0055085 - transmembrane transport [Evidence IEA];~go_process: GO:0071805 - potassium ion transmembrane transport [Evidence IEA]), with protein MWTPSLNFINVHYAYIISMGILGLIVLYPYGNLSAIDSYFFGASASTESGLNTVDVKDLKTYQQLYIYFIPILTNLGFINILVVVVRLHWFEKRLHWFEKRLKEAAITLRPARNRQADAEAAPVQAAAEDKSPEANAPSNNVQRHTSITFGPDPARSHENKALYIPSPRELDQGRRIEEVDFEGSDLALGQARTSDSQSVASSTVTGSVRQRQMTRQLSHDLSISNIASSLFTLGPTASSTKREIVAQPQEEPLSKQLALPELSSQATVSRNSNFRNLSAQDREMLGGLEYRALKLLLKITTGYFFGLHVFGVVCLLPWIRHADPKYRDYLRECGQNSVWWAFYSAQTMVDNLGFTLTPDSMITFQDAVWPMILMSFLAYAGHTFYPCMLRLVIWIMSKVCPRTSSLREPLGFLLKHPRRCYTLLFPSKPTWILFGILFVMNVVDIIFIVVLDLDNTEVNKLPGGPRLAAAIFQSASARHTGTSSFNLANVSPAVQFSLLVMMYIAIYPIAISIRASNTYESQALGLYHTSGEINDDSRSYVLTHIRNQLTFDLWYIFLGIFCICIAESDRIMDPAEPAFAVFPLFFEVVSAYGNVGLSLGYPTVSTSLSGQFTTFSKLVICAMMIRGRHRSLPYQLDRAIVLPTERLDTEGEEAETRRKIQGYPTLSKLKATYTT; from the exons ATGTGGACGCCGTCGCTCAACTTCATCAACGTGCACT ATGCTTACATTATTTCCATGGGCATCCTGGGCCTGATTGTGCTCTACCCATATGGAAACCTCAGCGCGATAGATTCCTATTTCTTCGGCGCTAGTGCGTCTACTGAGTCCGGGCTCAACAC GGTTGATGTCAAGGACCTTAAGACGTACCAGCAGCTCTACATATACTTCATCCCCATTCTCACCAACCTCGGGttcatcaatatcctcgtTGTGGTCGTGCGGCTGCATTGGTTTGAGAAGCGGCTGCATTGGTTTGAGAAGCGTCTGAAGGAAGCTG CAATCACGCTGCGGCCTGCAAGAAATAGACAGGCAGATGCTGAGGCTGCGCCCGttcaggctgcagcagaggACAAGTCCCCAGAAGCAAA TGCCCCCTCAAACAACGTACAGCGCCACACGAGCATCACCTTCGGCCCTGACCCTGCCCGCAGCCATGAGAACAAGGCACTATACATCCCCTCTCCACGAGAGCTTGATCAGGGGCGCCGTATCGAGGAAGTAGACTTTGAAGGCAGCGACCTGGCTCTCGGACAGGCACGAACAAGCGATAGTCAAAGCGTTGCCAGCAGCACTGTTACAGGGAGTGtccgccagcgccagatgACACGCCAACTATCCCACGatctctccatctcaaacATTGCCTCGTCGTTGTTCACCCTTGGCCCAACGGCCAGTAGCACCAAGCGAGAAATCGTCGCCCAGCCACAGGAAGAGCCGCTCTCCAAGCAGCTGGCACTACCGGAGCTGTCCTCACAGGCAACCGTGAGTCGGAACTCGAACTTTCGCAATCTAAGCGCACAGGATCGCGAAATGCTTGGTGGTCTTGAATATCGCGccttgaagctgctgctaAAGATTACCACCGGCTACTTCTTCGGCCTCCATGTCTTTGGCGTGGTCTGCTTGCTGCCGTGGATTCGCCATGCGGACCCCAAGTACCGCGACTATCTCCGCGAGTGCGGGCAGAACAGTGTCTGGTG GGCCTTCTACTCGGCTCAGACAATGGTGGACAATCTGGGCTTTACCCTCACCCCTGACTCCATGATCACCTTCCAGGACGCAGTGTGGCCCATGATCTTGATGAGCTTTCTTGCCTATGCGGGCCATACATTCTACCCTTGCATGCTGCGCCTTGTTATTTGGATCATGTCCAAAGTCTGCCCGCGCACGTCGTCTCTGCGCGAGCCGCTAGGGTTTCTCCTCAAACATCCCCGACGCTGCtacaccctcctcttccccagcaagcccacCTGGATCCTCTTTGGCATTCTATTTGTCATGAACGTCGTCGACATCAttttcatcgtcgtcctcgacctcgacaacaCCGAAGTCAACAAACTCCCCGGTGGCCCCCGTCTCGCCGCAGCCATCTTCCAATCCGCCTCCGCCCGCCACACTggcaccagcagcttcaatCTGGCCAACGTCAGCCCCGCCGTGCAGTTCAGCCTCCTGGTTATGATGTACATCGCCATCTATCCCATCGCTATTAGCATCCGGGCCTCCAACACGTACGAGAGCCAAGCGCTAGGTCTCTACCACACCAGCGGCGAGATCAACGATGACAGCAGATCCTACGTCCTCACGCATATCCGCAACCAGCTCACCTTTGATCTCTGGTATATCTTCTTGGGGATCTTCTGTATCTGCATCGCAGAGTCGGATCGTATTATGGATCCTGCTGAGCCG GCCTTTGCCGTCTTCCCTCTTTTCTTCGAGGTCGTCTCAGCCTA cggCAACGTCGGCCTCAGCCTCGGCTACCCAACAGTAAGCACCTCGCTCAGCGGGCAGTTCACAACCTTCAGCAAGCTGGTGATCTGCGCGATGATGATCCGCGGCCGCCATCGGAGTCTGCCGTACCAGCTGGATCGCGCTATTGTGCTTCCTACGGAGAGACTGGACacggagggtgaggaggcggagaccCGGAGGAAGATTCAGGGATACCCGACTTTGTCCAAGTTGAAGGCCACGTATACGACTTGA
- the SAT4_3 gene encoding serine/threonine-protein kinase HAL4/sat4 (COG:T;~EggNog:ENOG410PG7W;~InterPro:IPR000719,IPR011009,IPR008271;~PFAM:PF07714,PF00069;~go_function: GO:0004672 - protein kinase activity [Evidence IEA];~go_function: GO:0005524 - ATP binding [Evidence IEA];~go_process: GO:0006468 - protein phosphorylation [Evidence IEA]), with the protein MPIPFIPHLRHADANIPGRSRVTHEEQSLTRTGHGLTSERIRQLSIRSITSNPQTMNQHHSHIIGGQRQSTGIWGRIASSCRRISNTPKPSPLEEWEHWAATNLADPSINTNTMRTITQKYGAIRRVTGVGAHAVILQMHKEQSCPPLDCFYAMKLFWQSPRQTKREHEKRVLAEFAILSQLHHKNIITTFELLPLNTTAPLYACCMEYCAGGDLHSLIVASGSLRAAEADCLFKQLIRGLVYLHEEGIAHRDLKPENLLLTHRGCLKICDFGTAERFRFKGEEHVRFSTERCGSAPYISPEQHLEQHLEQGFDLRAADVWAAAVIYIAMRSGRNAWKEATSWDERFEEFAWRRDIGKRSSVVEGLCQYESRGILYGVLSIDPQDRPGALEVLTSTWLESVYCCVPQPRE; encoded by the exons ATGCCTATACCGTTCATCCCGCATCTCAGACATGCAGATGCAAACATCCCTGGGCGTAGCAGAGTCACCCATGAGGAACAGAGCCTCACCAGAACTGGCCACGGGCTAACCAGCGAACGAATCCGCCAGCTTTCAATACGGAGCATCACCTCCAACCCGCAGACCATGAATCAGCACCACTCTCACATCATCGGTGGCCAAAGACAGTCAACCGGTATCTGGGGCAGGATCGCCTCCTCATGTAGGAGGATAAGCAACACGCCGAAGCCATCGCCGCTAGAAGAGTGGGAACACTGGGCAGCCACGAACCTCGCAGACCCGtcaatcaacaccaacacaaTGCGCACAATAACGCAAAAGTACGGCGCAATTCGCCGTGTCACCGGAGTCGGCGCACACGCAGTAATCCTCCAGATGCACAAGGAACAGTCCTGCCCGCCACTCGACTGTTTTTACGCCATGAAGCTCTTCTGGCAAAGCCCACGCCAGACCAAGCGCGAGCACGAGAAGCGCGTGCTGGCCGAGTTCGCCATCCTCTCGCAGCTGCACCACAAGAACATCATAACGACATTCGAGCTCCTGCCGTTGAACACCACGGCCCCTCTCTACGCCTGCTGCATGGAATACTGCGCCGGCGGCGACCTACACTCGCTGATCGTCGCCTCGGGCAGTCTCCgcgccgccgaagccgacTGTCTATTCAAGCAGCTCATCCGCGGCCTTGTCTATCTCCACGAAGAGGGCATCGCACACCGGGACCTAAAGCCCGAGAACCTGCTGCTCACGCATCGCGGCTGCCTCAAGATCTGCGACTTTGGCACCGCCGAGCGCTTCCGTTTCAAGGGAGAGGAGCACGTCCGCTTCTCAACTGAGCGGTGCGGTTCGGCACCCTATATCTCGCCGGAACAGCATCTCGAGCAGCATCTTGAGCAAGGATTTGATCTGAGAGCCGCCGACGTCTGGGCCGCGGCTGTCATCTACATTGCCATGCGCAGCGGACGGAATGCGTGGAAGGAGGCTACGAGCTGGGACGAGCGCTTTGAGGAGTTTGCTTGGCGGCGCGATATAGGGAAGAGGAGTAGCGTCGTGGAGGGTCTGTGTCAG TACGAGAGCCGCGGTATTCTGTACGGCGTGCTGAGTATCGATCCGCAGGACCGGCCTGGAGCACTGGAGGTCCTTACTTCAACGTGGCTCGAGAGTGTTTATTGCTGTGTCCCGCAGCCTCGGGAGTGA
- the MAL12_1 gene encoding alpha-glucosidase (CAZy:GH13;~COG:G;~EggNog:ENOG410PGUZ;~InterPro:IPR017853,IPR006047,IPR013780;~PFAM:PF00128;~SECRETED:SignalP(1-17);~go_function: GO:0003824 - catalytic activity [Evidence IEA];~go_process: GO:0005975 - carbohydrate metabolic process [Evidence IEA]): MFLQKILLVLSATLAAAWEPQPSAWWKEGVVYQVYPSSFKESRTENAIGWGDIKGITDNLDHIQSLGADIVWLSPFYESPMKDMGYDISDYDSVAKLFGGSLEDIKTFIAEVHKRGMRCLFDLVINHTSDKHKWFKESASSKTNPKRDWYLWKQPQYKNGSMHPPNNWQGQNNGSAWKYDAHTGEYYLNIFNYYQPDLNWDNPETRQAIFKDALQYWLDLGIDGFRMDVFARYSKPAGLPDVPANDSDFHDASELYTNGPHEHEYLRQMNREVLSQYDAFTVGEYRPETNMSLVQDYVGASRHEVNTIFLMNMCDIGREGFVYTGWNLTGWRDAIDFTQRVGSPLTGDGWNSIYLENHDTPRSITRFANDKPEYRVQSGKALSVLLSTLSGTLFLYQGQEIGMINVPDTWKLSDFQDRAGIDNYNNATQHGVSPSEALATLQLLGRDNARTPFNWDASGRGFSTSNSTWIRRANLEINLADQKHDPNSVYSFWVKMLRLRNEHKSSFVYGDFEFIDWEDENFLVYQKTSNSEEVVVFINLSTEAGKPPLAIPDNAELLVYTHDDHSGADFEPFEARVYKQAASGSTP, from the coding sequence ATGTTTCTTCAGAAGATCCTGCTAGTCCTGAGTGCAACCCTCGCTGCAGCCTGGGAACCACAGCCCTCCGCATGGTGGAAGGAGGGCGTGGTGTACCAGGTTTATCCATCGAGTTTCAAGGAGAGTCGGACCGAAAATGCAATCGGATGGGGCGACATCAAAGGCATTACCGACAATCTCGACCACATCCAGTCGCTCGGGGCGGACATTGTGTGGCTTTCGCCTTTCTACGAGAGTCCGATGAAGGACATGGGCTACGACATTAGCGACTATGACTCGGTGGCCAAGCTATTTGGCGGCAGCCTCGAGGATATCAAGACATTTATTGCGGAAGTTCACAAACGCGGAATGCGATGTCTTTTCGATCTCGTCATCAACCACACCAGCGACAAGCACAAGTGGTTTAAGGAGTCCGCGAGCTCGAAAACAAACCCCAAGCGCGACTGGTACCTCTGGAAGCAGCCCCAGTATAAGAACGGATCCATGCACCCTCCGAACAACTGGCAAGGCCAAAACAACGGCAGCGCATGGAAGTACGACGCACACACCGGGGAGTACTATCTCAACATATTCAACTACTACCAACCCGACTTGAACTGGGACAATCCCGAGACGCGACAGGCCATCTTCAAAGATGCCTTGCAGTActggctggatctgggcatTGATGGGTTCCGCATGGATGTCTTCGCTCGCTACAGCAAGCCGGCCGGATTGCCTGATGTGCCTGCCAACGACAGCGACTTCCACGATGCGTCAGAACTCTACACCAACGGGCCACATGAACACGAGTACCTCCGACAAATGAACCGCGAAGTCCTCTCCCAATATGACGCCTTCACTGTCGGCGAGTACCGCCCAGAAACCAACATGAGCCTCGTCCAAGACTATGTCGGCGCATCGCGCCACGAAGTGAACACCATCTTCCTTATGAATATGTGCGACATCGGCCGCGAAGGATTTGTGTACACCGGATGGAACCTCACGGGGTGGCGTGATGCAATTGACTTCACGCAACGCGTAGGCAGTCCCCTGACAGGAGACGGCTGGAACTCGATATATCTCGAGAACCACGACACGCCGCGCTCAATCACGCGATTCGCAAATGACAAGCCCGAATACCGCGTCCAGAGCGGCAAGGCGCTCTCCGTACTCCTGTCGACGCTCTCCGGTACCCTATTCCTCTACCAGGGTCAGGAAATCGGCATGATCAACGTGCCCGACACATGGAAGCTCTCTGACTTCCAAGACCGCGCCGGGATAGACAATTACAACAATGCCACGCAGCACGGAGTCAGTCCCAGTGAGGCCCTCGCGACCCTTCAACTGCTGGGCCGCGACAACGCGCGCACCCCCTTCAACTGGGATGCCAGTGGCCGCGGGTTCTCGACCAGCAACAGTACCTGGATTCGCCGAGCGAACCTCGAAATCAACCTCGCAGACCAAAAGCACGACCCGAACAGCGTATACAGCTTCTGGGTGAAGATGCTGCGTCTGCGCAATGAGCACAAGAGCTCGTTCGTGTATGGGGACTTCGAGTTCATTGACtgggaggatgagaactTCCTTGTATACCAGAAGACATCCAATTCTGAAGAGGTCGTCGTGTTTATTAACCTGTCCACTGAAGCGGGCAAGCCGCCATTGGCCATCCCAGATAATGCTGAGTTGCTTGTGTATACCCACGATGACCATTCGGGGGCTGATTTTGAGCCGTTTGAGGCCAGGGTGTATAAGCAGGCAGCTTCTGGCTCTACACCATGA
- a CDS encoding uncharacterized protein (COG:S;~EggNog:ENOG410PS8A), producing the protein MPSRLLQIPRELRDQIIELVLYSPSQLTDGLLYPSNRVHLHDTKYSTIPAARALLLVNHQIAAETKAILSRCRVSYVLDVGIVQGRYLWPTWLAVPILSDRIDGLTVNLRVFGSATSAARHYNAFRDTDSQTNDNPPPFASMLYSLLERILKRGPSFPSLENLTRLAATPEFQQHFRTEGLGKEELLSRIQSSVIVGENERVADKETRLKNHRARGALGRVFEDRGIVIETLRLNCQTPPIWQGQWLSEPELGFEEWRSKAYYTSHAGDVPVIRPEWLASYISSELSSLLRLGYNDDWVAGIFYERIGFIQVMIDEIPITVFGLSHMLARIKLTDPENLFNGYASMEERTRTFQEWKEGRLRLRRQNDFYDVNA; encoded by the exons ATGCCTTCTAGGCTCCTGCAAATCCCCCGCGAACTCCGCGACCAAATCATCGAGCTCGTGCTCTACTCCCCTTCCCAGCTTACAGACGGGTTATTGTACCCATCGAATCGCGTCCACTTACACGACACCAAGTATAGC ACAATCCCAGCAGCTCGggcactgctgctggtcaACCACCAAATTGCCGCTGAAACAAAGGCAATCCTCTCTCGGTGTCGAGTGTCGTACGTTCTTGATGTCGGAATCGTCCAGGGCCGCTACCTGTGGCCGACCTGGCTCGCTGTCCCGATTCTGTCGGACCGCATTGATGGGCTGACAGTCAATCTCCGGGTTTTTGGCTCTGCGACTTCTGCGGCTCGACACTATAACGCGTTTAGAGACACTGACTCTCAAACGAACGACAATCCGCCCCCTTTTGCCAGCATGCTCTATAGTCTGCTAGAGCGAATTCTAAAGCGCGGCCCGTCCTTTCCTTCACTGGAGAATTTGACACGCCTGGCTGCGACTCCTGAGTTTCAGCAGCACTTTCGAACGGAGGGACTGGGAAAAGAGGAACTGCTATCCCGGATCCAATCTTCCGTGATTGTTGGGGAGAATGAAAGGGTCGCTGATAAAGAAACGCGGCTTAAGAACCACAGAGCAAGAGGGGCCCTTGGGAGGGTGTTTGAGGATAGGGGGATTGTGATCGAGACGCTCCGGTTGAATTGTCAAACCCCGCCTATATGGCAAGGCCAATGGCTTTCAGAACCGGAACTTGGGTTCGAGGAATGGCGGTCGAAGGCATACTATACATCGCACGCCGGAGACGTTCCTGTGATCAGGCCAGAGTGGCTTGCTTCGTATATATCTTCCGAGCTCTCTTCATTGCTCCGGTTGGGATATAATGATGATTGGGTTGCTGGGATATTTTATGAGCGGATCGGCTTTATACAGGTGATGATCGATGAGATCCCGATTACGGTGTTCGGCCTTAGCCACATGCTGGCTAGAATCAAGTTGACAGACCCGGAGAATTTATTTAATGGATATGCGTCGATGGAGGAGCGGACGCGCACGTTCCAAGAGTGGAAAGAGGGGAGACTACGACTGAGGAGGCAAAACGACTTTTATGATGTAAATGCATGA